The following coding sequences are from one Parafrankia irregularis window:
- the gyrA gene encoding DNA gyrase subunit A, whose amino-acid sequence MVDVLPPPPGDRIEPIGIEVEMQRSYLDYAMSVIVGRALPEVRDGLKPVHRRVLYAMYDGGYRPDRGYFKCSRVVGDVMGNYHPHGDSAIYDTLVRLAQSWSLRYPLVDGNGNFGSPGNDPPAAMRYTEARMAPLAMEMLRDIDQETVDFAPNYDGRSQEPLVLPSRFPNLLVNGAGGIAVGMATNIPPHNLVEVSKGVQWALDHPDATPEELLEALIGIIKGPDFPTYGLIVGRNGIEDAYRTGRGSIRMRAVVNVEENKGRTQLVVTELPYQVNPDNLAEKIAELVRDNKITGISDVRDETSARIGQRLVIDLKRDAVAKVVLNNLYKHTQLQDTFGVNMLAIVDGVPRTLRLDQIISYYVEHQIEVIVRRTRYQLRKARERLHVLDGLLIALDHLDEVIALIRNAESADVARGQLMERFSLSEIQATAILDMQLRRLAALERQRIIDEAAELRAKVSELEAILASPARQREIIGQELAEIVEKYGDERRTRLVPFEGDMSVEDLIAREDVVVTVTRGGYAKRTKTDLYRSQKRGGKGVQGAALREDDIVEHFFVTTTHHWLLFFTNKGRVYRAKAHELPEQARSAKGQHVANILAFSQDERIAEVMAIQDYDAAPYLVLATKRGLCKKTALTDFDSNRAGGLVAINLRDDDELISARLVAPGDDLLLVSRNAQSIRFHADDEQLRPMGRATSGVIGMRFDDSDELLSMDVVVPETTADLLVATSGGYAKRTPLAEYPVQGRGGKGVLTAKIVSTRGGLVGALVVAPDDQLYAITSNGGVLRTVAKDVRRAQRQTMGVRLIDLEAGVQVVGVARNADANDSDGSGENAGSDGPAT is encoded by the coding sequence GTGGTCGACGTCCTACCCCCGCCCCCCGGCGACCGCATCGAACCCATCGGCATCGAAGTCGAGATGCAGCGGTCGTACCTCGACTACGCCATGTCCGTCATCGTCGGCCGTGCCCTGCCGGAGGTGCGTGACGGGCTGAAGCCCGTCCACCGCAGGGTTCTGTACGCCATGTACGACGGTGGTTACCGGCCGGACCGGGGGTACTTCAAGTGCTCCCGCGTCGTCGGTGACGTCATGGGTAACTACCACCCGCACGGTGACTCGGCGATCTACGACACGCTCGTCCGGCTGGCCCAGTCCTGGTCGCTGCGTTACCCGCTGGTCGACGGCAACGGCAACTTCGGTTCGCCGGGCAACGACCCGCCGGCCGCCATGCGGTACACCGAGGCCCGGATGGCCCCGCTGGCCATGGAGATGCTGCGCGACATCGACCAGGAGACGGTCGACTTCGCGCCGAACTACGACGGTCGCTCGCAGGAGCCGCTGGTCCTGCCGAGCCGGTTCCCGAACCTGCTCGTCAACGGCGCCGGCGGCATCGCGGTGGGCATGGCGACGAACATCCCGCCGCACAACCTGGTGGAGGTCTCCAAGGGCGTGCAGTGGGCGCTCGACCACCCGGACGCCACCCCCGAGGAGCTGCTGGAAGCGCTCATCGGCATCATCAAGGGCCCGGACTTCCCGACCTACGGTCTGATCGTCGGCCGCAACGGCATCGAGGACGCCTACCGCACCGGTCGCGGCAGCATCCGGATGCGCGCGGTCGTCAACGTCGAGGAGAACAAGGGCCGTACCCAGCTCGTCGTCACCGAGCTGCCGTACCAGGTCAACCCGGACAACCTCGCCGAGAAGATCGCCGAGCTGGTCCGCGACAACAAGATCACCGGGATCTCGGACGTCCGCGACGAGACGTCCGCGCGCATCGGGCAGCGGCTCGTCATCGACCTCAAGCGCGACGCCGTCGCCAAGGTCGTGCTGAACAACCTCTACAAGCACACCCAGCTGCAGGACACCTTCGGTGTCAACATGCTGGCGATCGTCGATGGTGTGCCCCGCACCCTGCGGCTCGACCAGATCATCTCGTACTACGTCGAGCACCAGATCGAGGTCATCGTCCGGCGGACGCGCTACCAGCTGCGCAAGGCGCGTGAGCGGCTGCACGTCCTCGACGGCCTGCTCATCGCGCTCGACCACCTGGACGAGGTCATCGCCCTCATCCGTAACGCCGAGTCGGCGGACGTCGCCCGCGGCCAGCTCATGGAGCGGTTCTCCCTCTCCGAGATCCAGGCCACCGCGATCCTCGACATGCAGCTGCGCCGCCTCGCCGCCCTGGAGCGCCAGCGGATCATCGACGAGGCCGCGGAGCTGCGGGCGAAGGTCTCCGAGCTCGAGGCCATCCTGGCCTCACCGGCCCGGCAGCGCGAGATCATCGGCCAGGAGCTGGCGGAGATCGTCGAGAAGTACGGCGACGAGCGGCGCACCCGCCTTGTGCCGTTCGAGGGCGACATGTCCGTCGAGGACCTCATCGCCCGCGAGGACGTCGTCGTCACCGTCACCCGCGGCGGCTACGCCAAGCGCACCAAGACCGACCTCTACCGCTCGCAGAAGCGCGGCGGCAAGGGCGTGCAGGGCGCGGCGCTGCGCGAGGACGACATCGTCGAGCACTTCTTCGTCACCACGACCCACCACTGGCTGCTGTTCTTCACGAACAAGGGGCGGGTCTACCGGGCGAAGGCGCACGAGCTGCCCGAGCAGGCCCGCAGCGCCAAGGGGCAGCACGTCGCGAACATCCTCGCGTTCAGCCAGGACGAGCGGATCGCCGAGGTGATGGCGATCCAGGACTACGACGCCGCCCCCTACCTGGTGCTCGCGACCAAGCGGGGCCTGTGCAAGAAGACGGCGCTGACCGACTTCGACTCCAACCGCGCCGGCGGCCTGGTCGCCATCAACCTGCGCGACGACGACGAGCTGATCTCGGCGCGCCTCGTCGCGCCGGGCGACGATCTTCTGCTGGTCAGCCGCAACGCGCAGTCGATCCGGTTCCACGCCGACGACGAGCAGCTCCGCCCGATGGGGCGGGCCACGTCCGGCGTGATCGGCATGCGGTTCGACGACTCGGACGAACTGCTCTCGATGGACGTCGTCGTGCCGGAGACCACCGCGGACCTGCTGGTCGCCACCAGCGGCGGCTACGCGAAGCGGACACCGCTCGCGGAATACCCCGTCCAGGGGCGGGGCGGCAAGGGGGTTCTGACCGCCAAGATCGTATCAACTCGGGGTGGTCTGGTCGGAGCGCTCGTCGTCGCACCGGACGACCAGCTCTACGCCATCACATCCAACGGCGGTGTGTTGCGTACCGTGGCGAAGGATGTCCGTCGGGCACAGCGGCAGACCATGGGCGTACGGCTCATCGACCTGGAGGCCGGTGTGCAGGTCGTCGGTGTGGCGCGCAATGCTGATGCCAACGACAGTGACGGAAGCGGCGAGAATGCGGGGTCGGACGGGCCGGCCACCTGA
- a CDS encoding DUF3566 domain-containing protein — MSDSQSDRPARSAVHRASPGRQESPVGAGRLDDPDLTRRPGDAASAAAADGGSDAPRRSSLPGTGRGESRADDGRPAGGGPSGSSAGSAGSGSAGSGSAAGSGGASSPFFQRNGRDSSSSNDRGKAPGAARSEARSGAAAAGEPTKEGNSSAGSGSGSSGSASGSGTPAVRKPGGTDRATPAPRGSDADRGAGARTTTAKTTVKSTDKTTSKATAGATTRDSDPADPGAGDPRKPSAAKTRTGTDTRTPATAAGPNTARTDGSRSDTTRKHDAQSTVTTPAARPTSALDGPRDTDTISLVRPNLPRRGTGSTTDRGGDSMKKTDRAAVTERMPAERRPTPEPVRAGSAAGRPTPAADRTAPYDRPGTPPGVQPPPGRLGPGALSTEPLGTPDGPMPSRPGPLGPPGPQAGPRGPQSPPQGGRDHGGYEPLRSDRAEPAERRPPASGRRARLRLSRVEPLSVTKLSFAFSLCVFLIMMVAVAVLWFVLNSIGVFDSVTDAADTLTNGTDADVSNWLSFGRAMQISLLVGAINVVLMTALATLGALLYNLCAEMIGGLEVTLSDQ, encoded by the coding sequence GTGAGCGACAGTCAGAGTGACCGGCCAGCCCGGTCGGCCGTCCACCGCGCATCCCCGGGCCGCCAGGAGTCACCCGTGGGCGCCGGCCGGTTGGACGATCCCGACCTGACGCGGCGGCCCGGGGATGCCGCGAGCGCTGCCGCCGCCGACGGCGGCAGCGACGCGCCGAGGCGCTCCTCCCTGCCGGGGACCGGCCGGGGCGAGAGCCGGGCCGACGACGGCCGCCCCGCGGGTGGTGGCCCCTCGGGATCATCGGCGGGCTCGGCAGGCTCGGGCTCGGCAGGCTCGGGCTCGGCCGCCGGCTCGGGAGGCGCGTCCAGTCCCTTCTTCCAGCGGAACGGGCGCGATTCCAGCTCGTCGAACGACCGGGGCAAGGCGCCGGGGGCTGCCCGGAGCGAGGCGCGTTCCGGCGCCGCCGCAGCGGGAGAGCCCACCAAGGAGGGCAACTCGTCCGCCGGTTCCGGCTCCGGTTCTTCGGGATCCGCGTCGGGTTCCGGTACCCCGGCCGTGAGGAAGCCCGGCGGCACCGACCGTGCCACTCCGGCTCCCCGCGGCAGCGACGCCGACCGCGGCGCCGGGGCGCGGACCACCACCGCCAAGACCACAGTCAAGAGCACAGACAAGACCACATCCAAGGCCACGGCCGGGGCCACCACCCGGGACAGCGACCCAGCTGACCCGGGCGCCGGCGACCCCCGCAAGCCCTCCGCGGCCAAGACCCGGACCGGCACCGACACCCGTACCCCCGCCACGGCGGCCGGGCCGAACACCGCCCGAACAGACGGGTCCAGATCCGACACCACCAGAAAGCACGATGCGCAGAGCACCGTCACGACCCCCGCGGCCCGACCCACATCGGCACTGGACGGTCCGCGGGACACCGACACGATCTCCCTGGTGCGCCCCAACCTGCCCAGGCGCGGAACCGGCAGCACGACCGACCGCGGCGGCGACAGCATGAAGAAGACCGACCGCGCCGCCGTCACCGAGCGGATGCCCGCGGAACGCCGACCCACCCCCGAGCCCGTACGGGCCGGTTCAGCGGCCGGCCGGCCCACCCCCGCCGCCGACCGCACCGCGCCCTACGACCGCCCTGGCACGCCGCCAGGCGTACAGCCGCCCCCCGGCCGCCTCGGCCCAGGTGCGCTGTCCACCGAGCCGCTGGGCACCCCTGACGGCCCGATGCCGTCCCGCCCGGGGCCGCTCGGCCCTCCCGGCCCCCAGGCCGGCCCCCGAGGTCCCCAGAGCCCTCCACAGGGCGGCCGCGACCACGGCGGCTACGAGCCGCTACGGAGCGACCGGGCGGAACCAGCCGAACGGCGCCCCCCCGCCAGCGGCCGGCGCGCCCGGCTACGCCTGTCCCGGGTCGAACCGCTGTCGGTGACCAAGCTCTCGTTCGCGTTCTCGCTGTGCGTCTTCCTGATCATGATGGTCGCCGTCGCGGTGCTGTGGTTCGTGCTCAACTCGATCGGCGTCTTCGACAGCGTCACCGACGCCGCCGACACGCTCACCAACGGCACCGACGCCGACGTGTCCAACTGGCTGTCCTTCGGCCGCGCCATGCAGATCAGCCTGCTCGTAGGCGCCATCAACGTGGTGCTGATGACAGCGCTCGCGACCCTCGGCGCCCTCCTCTACAACCTCTGCGCCGAGATGATCGGCGGCCTCGAAGTGACCTTGAGCGACCAGTAG
- a CDS encoding NUDIX hydrolase — protein sequence MLGGLVRLAGGGGGARKYQRIAAYVVCVQDERLLLVRTGPSVAADAARWTLPGGGLEHGEQPEAGAVREVEEETGFDIEITGLLGVDSIREFWADRNTDFHGLRIVYSGQVVGGELRSEVGGTTDLAAWIPLTDVVGLYRLSLVDIALGFIHTGTASGLREA from the coding sequence GTGCTGGGAGGGCTTGTGCGGCTTGCTGGGGGTGGTGGGGGCGCCCGGAAGTACCAGCGGATCGCCGCCTACGTGGTCTGCGTCCAGGATGAGCGGTTGCTGCTGGTCCGGACGGGTCCGAGCGTGGCCGCGGACGCGGCGCGGTGGACGCTGCCAGGGGGTGGGCTGGAGCACGGTGAGCAGCCGGAAGCAGGCGCCGTTCGGGAGGTCGAGGAGGAGACCGGCTTCGACATCGAGATCACCGGCCTGCTGGGCGTCGATTCCATCCGCGAGTTCTGGGCCGACAGGAACACCGACTTCCACGGGCTGCGGATCGTGTACTCGGGCCAGGTCGTCGGCGGTGAGCTTCGGTCCGAGGTCGGCGGCACCACCGACCTGGCCGCCTGGATCCCGCTGACGGACGTCGTCGGCCTGTACCGGCTCAGTCTTGTGGATATCGCCCTCGGGTTCATCCATACGGGTACCGCCAGTGGGTTGCGGGAGGCTTAG